From one Halothece sp. PCC 7418 genomic stretch:
- a CDS encoding thioredoxin domain-containing protein: MTNRLAETESLYLRKHAENPIDWWYWCPEALEKAKTEDKPIFLSVGYSSCHWCTVMEGEAFSDSAIAQYLNDNFVPIKVDREERPDLDSIYMQALQMMTGQGGWPLNIFLTPDDRVPFYGGTYFPIEPRFGRPGFLDILKAIRRFYDQEKEKLNTFKSEVMGLLQQSATLPETQTNLNSDLLTKGIETGVGITSHRGTPPSFPMIPYAQLALRGTRFNYESRYDAKDVAQQRGYDLALGGIYDHVGGGFHRYTVDGTWTVPHFEKMLYDNGQIVEYLANLWSSGVEEPAFKSAIAQTVEWLQREMTAPEGYFYASQDADSFTTSEADEPEEGAFYVWSDRELETLLTAEELQALQSEFTVTAEGNFEGSNVLQRQNGGNLSNEAKNALKKLFNARYGNSSIATFPPATNNSEAKTTAWEGRIPPVTDTKMITAWNSLMISGLARAYAVFGEKTYWDCAVKATNFIWENQWVEGRFHRLNYNGKATVSAQSEDYALFIKALLDLHACHPEQPQWLDQAVQLQAEFDEYLWSVETGGYFNTANDNSNDLIVRERTYIDNATPAANGVAVANLVQLFEITEQTDYLASAEKTLNAFSSIMEKSPQACPGLFSGLDWYLHGTLVRSTSEQLQALMNQYLPTCTYRVETSLPDSAIALVCKGLTCLEPATDTNQMIEQIRNQ, translated from the coding sequence ATGACCAACCGTCTTGCTGAAACCGAAAGCCTCTATCTTCGTAAACACGCTGAAAACCCCATTGATTGGTGGTATTGGTGTCCCGAAGCACTGGAAAAAGCAAAAACGGAAGATAAACCGATTTTCCTCTCCGTGGGTTATTCCAGTTGTCACTGGTGTACCGTCATGGAAGGGGAAGCCTTTTCTGACAGCGCGATCGCGCAATATTTGAATGATAACTTTGTTCCCATCAAAGTGGATCGCGAAGAACGTCCCGATCTCGATAGCATCTATATGCAGGCGTTACAAATGATGACGGGACAAGGCGGTTGGCCCCTGAATATTTTTTTAACACCCGATGATCGCGTTCCCTTTTACGGTGGGACTTATTTTCCCATTGAACCCCGTTTTGGTCGTCCTGGTTTTTTAGACATTCTCAAAGCGATTCGCCGATTTTATGACCAAGAAAAAGAAAAACTTAATACTTTCAAAAGTGAAGTGATGGGCTTACTCCAACAGTCCGCCACGCTTCCCGAAACACAAACGAATCTCAATTCTGATTTATTAACCAAAGGAATCGAAACCGGTGTGGGAATTACTAGCCATCGGGGAACACCTCCCAGTTTTCCCATGATTCCTTATGCACAACTCGCTTTACGGGGAACCCGATTTAATTACGAATCGCGCTATGATGCGAAAGATGTTGCTCAACAGCGAGGCTATGATCTGGCTCTCGGCGGAATTTATGATCATGTGGGTGGGGGTTTCCATCGCTATACGGTTGATGGGACATGGACAGTTCCCCACTTTGAAAAAATGCTCTATGATAATGGGCAAATCGTGGAGTATTTAGCGAACTTGTGGAGTAGCGGGGTTGAAGAACCTGCATTTAAAAGCGCGATCGCGCAGACGGTAGAATGGTTACAACGGGAAATGACTGCACCCGAAGGCTATTTCTACGCTTCTCAAGATGCCGATAGCTTTACCACCTCCGAAGCCGACGAACCCGAAGAAGGGGCGTTTTATGTCTGGTCTGATCGCGAACTGGAAACCCTTCTCACCGCAGAAGAATTACAAGCCCTGCAATCGGAATTTACTGTCACCGCAGAGGGCAATTTTGAAGGCAGTAACGTCTTACAACGGCAAAATGGGGGCAATTTATCAAATGAAGCAAAAAACGCCCTGAAAAAGCTATTTAACGCCCGTTATGGCAATTCTTCCATTGCTACCTTTCCCCCAGCGACAAATAACAGCGAAGCCAAAACAACCGCTTGGGAAGGGCGTATTCCTCCCGTGACCGATACCAAAATGATCACCGCTTGGAATAGCTTAATGATTTCTGGTTTAGCAAGGGCGTATGCGGTATTTGGTGAAAAAACTTATTGGGACTGTGCGGTTAAAGCAACAAACTTTATTTGGGAAAATCAATGGGTAGAAGGACGCTTTCATCGCCTCAACTATAACGGGAAAGCAACCGTTTCCGCACAATCAGAAGATTATGCCCTTTTTATTAAAGCACTCCTCGATCTCCATGCTTGTCATCCTGAACAACCGCAATGGTTAGACCAAGCCGTTCAACTCCAAGCCGAGTTTGATGAATATCTCTGGAGTGTGGAAACTGGGGGTTATTTTAATACCGCAAACGATAACAGTAACGATTTAATTGTACGAGAACGAACTTATATTGATAATGCCACACCCGCAGCGAATGGGGTTGCGGTTGCTAATCTCGTTCAACTTTTTGAAATCACCGAACAAACTGATTATCTCGCCAGTGCAGAAAAAACACTCAACGCCTTTAGCAGTATTATGGAGAAGTCTCCCCAGGCTTGTCCAGGATTATTTTCGGGTTTGGATTGGTATTTGCATGGGACTTTAGTTCGTTCGACTTCCGAACAATTACAAGCCCTAATGAATCAATATTTACCCACTTGTACCTATCGTGTTGAAACGAGTTTACCCGACAGCGCGATCGCGCTTGTTTGTAAAGGCTTGACCTGTTTAGAACCCGCAACCGATACTAATCAAATGATCGAACAAATCAGGAATCAGTGA